One region of Qingrenia yutianensis genomic DNA includes:
- a CDS encoding ABC transporter ATP-binding protein, with translation MICVENISKNFGKVKALDNVSFSFEKGSVTGFIGPNGAGKSTVMNIISGFIPQTSGTVTVDGINISENPIDAKRKIGYLPEKPPLYTSFTVYEYLKCIFDIKGLKLKKDEHIKEVASLSGISEVMGRRTANLSSGYRQRAGIAYAILGYPDYIILDEPTNGLDPRQKRDLLMLIRKLSKKHGILLSSHILSEIEAVCTDIVMINNGKTVDIGKNSHSTDIEKMFMEGLGDN, from the coding sequence ATGATTTGCGTAGAAAATATATCTAAAAATTTCGGAAAGGTAAAGGCTCTCGACAATGTGTCATTCTCGTTTGAAAAGGGCAGTGTTACAGGGTTTATAGGCCCTAACGGCGCAGGAAAGTCCACCGTTATGAATATCATTTCGGGGTTTATTCCGCAAACGTCGGGCACTGTAACGGTTGACGGCATTAACATTTCGGAAAACCCGATTGACGCAAAACGCAAAATAGGGTATCTTCCCGAAAAACCGCCGTTATACACAAGTTTTACGGTGTATGAATATTTGAAATGTATATTCGATATAAAAGGACTTAAGCTCAAAAAAGACGAGCATATTAAAGAAGTTGCCTCTCTTTCGGGAATTTCGGAGGTTATGGGGCGCAGAACGGCAAACCTTTCAAGCGGATACCGTCAGAGAGCGGGCATTGCATATGCAATTTTGGGTTATCCCGACTACATCATTCTGGATGAGCCGACAAACGGACTTGACCCCAGGCAAAAGCGCGATTTGCTTATGCTTATAAGAAAGCTGTCGAAAAAGCACGGCATACTTTTAAGCTCGCATATTTTGTCCGAAATCGAGGCTGTCTGCACCGATATTGTTATGATAAACAACGGAAAAACGGTTGATATAGGCAAAAATTCACACAGTACGGACATAGAAAAAATGTTTATGGAAGGGCTGGGTGATAATTAA
- a CDS encoding S-layer homology domain-containing protein → MPLASKDDMNEKFGKSVVKYEVSKCANYSEGMKTVAKFADILGISLEKYNKVSETGVGYNAANEFVKYLKSSNDYSTSVLQDKLDTLCSQKLIPSDSGKGSSSSSSSSKGGAGTTAPSVPVINDEVFEFTDLDGADWAKTYIYKLLEKGVISKSADKKFNPNTNITRAEFAKMASVLFNCEEYGGTAKFSDVSENDWYFKYVMALYKSGAVNGVSETEFAPNDYITRQDMCVILAKLANLDTSTAAADFADSTDIAPYALGAVAAAKNSGIINGYSDNTFKPSAFATRAECAKMLCSTK, encoded by the coding sequence TTGCCCCTTGCGTCAAAAGACGATATGAACGAAAAATTCGGCAAAAGCGTTGTTAAATACGAGGTTTCAAAATGCGCAAACTATTCCGAGGGAATGAAAACCGTTGCAAAATTTGCCGATATTCTCGGCATAAGCCTTGAAAAATACAACAAGGTTTCGGAAACGGGTGTCGGCTACAACGCGGCGAATGAGTTTGTGAAATATTTAAAATCGTCAAACGACTATTCAACCTCTGTTTTGCAGGATAAGCTCGACACGCTCTGCTCACAGAAACTGATACCCTCCGACAGCGGAAAAGGCTCGTCGTCATCTTCGTCATCGTCTAAAGGCGGTGCCGGAACAACCGCTCCGAGCGTGCCCGTCATAAATGACGAGGTATTTGAATTTACCGATTTGGACGGCGCGGACTGGGCGAAAACATATATTTACAAGCTTCTTGAAAAAGGCGTTATAAGCAAGAGCGCGGATAAAAAGTTTAACCCGAACACAAACATCACACGCGCGGAATTTGCAAAAATGGCAAGTGTGCTGTTTAACTGCGAAGAATACGGCGGTACGGCGAAATTTTCCGATGTATCGGAAAACGACTGGTATTTTAAATACGTTATGGCACTTTATAAATCGGGCGCGGTAAACGGCGTGAGCGAAACGGAATTTGCACCGAACGATTACATCACGCGTCAGGATATGTGCGTTATTCTTGCAAAGCTTGCAAACCTTGACACAAGCACGGCGGCCGCCGATTTTGCGGACAGCACCGACATTGCACCGTATGCGCTCGGCGCGGTTGCGGCGGCAAAAAACAGCGGTATAATAAACGGATATTCCGATAACACGTTCAAGCCTTCCGCATTTGCAACGCGTGCGGAATGTGCAAAAATGCTTTGCAGTACAAAATAA
- a CDS encoding Gldg family protein: MLAIYKKEIYAYLKSAVGYVFAGVYLAFYSYFFMTYNVVGDNADIGSLLENGVAVFILLIPILTMRLFAEEKHSKTSFVYLCAPLKTYQTVLGKYFAALSVFAVSSLIVPVSGAIMVFFKGQTVMEVVCVFSGYLLVGSVFIAAGMLMSSFAENQVISAILSFAVLLVLYFADLLLEASGGTVFEGFIKLISVSYHYKNLLAGIFDVGAVVYFISLSALFVTFTILKTEQNTQNKKVRLGVFALMCVVIFVFLNLFTENLARKIPLKFDCTQNKMFTLSKETKEYLKTVNEDIKFYYFASSGDESPYVMQVAEQYTRNCKNISFEKKDIIKNPVFAEKYKSDGENISKGTIVVESGKRFKSVDPGSAIAINRNGNVSANLGFTLEKKLTNAVDFVLRDKNVTVRYVTGHNEADFSIPAQKLGDENISVKKLDLANEDISPADTDMLVLFGLRDDLTKPEYEKIIGYLDNGGKVFIASNVGARCENVLKIAEQYGIYADDNCLVEGDSGKIIKNSNLYLAVEPVGNIFDNIRNTEPLVFPSAGSLTLKDTVGLKISSLAKTSETTKSKEIMDDGLGRTLGEGVFDVAGMSENDKNGAKLIFASNAQFISPDGDALKGILNSYSFVNREFFVQTVKYAVGGDGMYISIAPKSIMSRSLNLMLNQKFALIVIFMLIPAFVLVLGLIVWRKRKNL; this comes from the coding sequence ATGCTTGCAATTTACAAAAAAGAGATTTACGCGTATCTTAAATCGGCGGTCGGATATGTTTTTGCAGGGGTTTACCTCGCCTTTTACAGCTACTTTTTTATGACGTACAACGTTGTCGGCGACAATGCCGATATAGGCTCGCTTTTGGAAAACGGAGTTGCGGTGTTTATACTTCTTATACCGATACTCACAATGCGCCTTTTTGCAGAGGAAAAGCATTCAAAAACAAGCTTTGTCTACCTTTGCGCACCGCTTAAAACGTATCAAACCGTTCTCGGCAAATATTTTGCCGCGCTTTCGGTTTTTGCGGTATCGTCGCTCATTGTGCCGGTATCGGGCGCGATTATGGTGTTTTTCAAAGGTCAGACGGTTATGGAGGTTGTATGCGTATTTTCGGGATACCTTCTTGTCGGCTCGGTATTTATCGCAGCCGGTATGCTGATGTCGTCGTTTGCCGAAAATCAGGTTATTTCCGCAATACTGTCGTTCGCGGTTCTTTTGGTTTTATACTTTGCGGACTTGCTTCTTGAGGCGTCCGGCGGTACGGTTTTTGAGGGGTTTATAAAACTTATTTCGGTTTCATATCACTACAAAAATCTTCTCGCAGGCATTTTCGATGTCGGTGCGGTTGTGTATTTTATAAGCCTTTCGGCGCTGTTTGTGACATTCACAATTCTTAAAACGGAGCAGAATACGCAAAACAAAAAAGTGCGTCTCGGCGTTTTTGCACTTATGTGCGTTGTGATTTTCGTGTTTTTAAATCTTTTTACCGAAAATCTTGCAAGAAAAATACCGCTTAAATTCGACTGTACGCAAAACAAAATGTTCACTCTCTCAAAAGAAACAAAAGAGTATTTGAAAACGGTAAACGAAGATATAAAATTTTATTATTTCGCCTCATCGGGCGACGAAAGCCCGTATGTTATGCAGGTGGCGGAGCAGTACACAAGAAACTGCAAAAACATTTCGTTTGAAAAAAAGGATATAATAAAAAATCCCGTTTTTGCCGAAAAGTACAAATCGGACGGCGAAAACATTTCAAAAGGCACCATAGTTGTCGAGAGCGGAAAAAGGTTTAAAAGCGTCGACCCGGGAAGTGCGATTGCCATTAACAGAAACGGAAACGTTTCGGCAAATCTGGGATTTACCCTTGAAAAAAAGCTTACCAACGCCGTTGATTTTGTCCTGCGTGACAAAAACGTTACGGTGCGGTATGTGACGGGGCATAACGAGGCAGATTTTTCAATCCCTGCGCAAAAACTGGGTGACGAAAATATTTCGGTTAAAAAACTTGACCTTGCAAACGAAGATATTTCGCCCGCCGATACCGATATGCTGGTGCTTTTCGGACTGCGCGACGACCTTACAAAACCCGAATACGAAAAGATTATCGGCTATCTTGATAACGGCGGTAAGGTTTTCATAGCGTCAAACGTCGGCGCAAGGTGCGAAAATGTTTTGAAGATTGCGGAGCAATACGGAATTTATGCGGACGATAACTGCCTTGTTGAGGGTGACAGCGGAAAAATCATAAAAAACAGCAATCTTTATCTTGCGGTTGAACCCGTCGGAAATATTTTTGACAACATAAGAAACACCGAACCGCTGGTTTTCCCGTCCGCAGGCTCGCTCACACTCAAAGATACCGTCGGTCTGAAAATATCAAGCCTTGCAAAAACGTCCGAAACAACGAAGTCAAAAGAAATTATGGACGACGGACTCGGAAGAACTCTCGGAGAAGGAGTGTTCGACGTTGCGGGAATGTCGGAAAACGATAAAAACGGCGCAAAGCTCATTTTCGCGTCAAACGCGCAGTTTATATCGCCCGACGGCGACGCGCTCAAAGGAATACTCAATTCATACAGCTTTGTAAACCGCGAATTTTTTGTTCAGACGGTAAAATACGCGGTGGGCGGTGACGGAATGTATATTTCAATCGCACCCAAAAGCATAATGAGCCGAAGCTTAAACCTCATGCTCAACCAAAAATTTGCGCTGATTGTGATTTTTATGCTTATCCCGGCATTTGTGCTTGTTTTGGGGCTTATCGTTTGGAGAAAGAGGAAAAATCTATGA
- a CDS encoding endo-1,4-beta-xylanase, with product MKRTIALITAAVMIFSLMPVYASKSLNTVYDMDFENSVTGFSSDSAEVKISDGGMVGKCVSLGGYEKREDAPRIVLKDLAGSAASEISVCVKAQEESANVKMYASLNCDGTQKEYLLASAKVNNTEWTNLSGKMMTRLMSVTGSPEIVLVAENNGKFVPIFADNFVVKSDVTKESTEIPVPKISYDGNFTIRHSFETGTAEKLMRDRYAVFKITDDTTPHSGRKVLKISDRTSSTSTLRYDFDKSIDLKSTVQVSAYIKNLADDKEKRYYAWQIKIPTAEKTHWVMMGSGVNLTNKEWGLVSGSVDLSKYEVTGTPMIQIVATKQIAGKPYYYGFYVDDFVFKTNTKGELYDDLNYVPKERDKSLSATPTERSLEEMNIQTDIPSLKDVYKDYFKVGACIWSNQESDTTPYGKLLKKHFNAYVSDGVMKIQSYITKNADGTLNYDYTAADKFMNWCVGQGQDVIGHALIWETTKQKIFSHDTNGNPLDRDSVLSVMKEVIQKTIRHFEGGGEAEEYTGGYDTSNWHVYVWDVINESVVRINPDGSIRFQNWGVWYDIVGRDYINYAFKYAKDAGYDDIKLRINDFNEHEKLKLEGYYTLVKELKAEGVPVDVVGFQSHYYSNQPVVNGVRNALEKFSSLGVEVHATELDIQALTLYERDAGIRPYENGITKRTEFDIASTYAELFKVYKEYSDTVSLITFWTFSDEFMYYEIRNNCKEYAGIFDKNSQAKPQYWAIADPDKFYSEILDEDTSKIRLRVETHYVDDDNIDGFVKDGVPYVEAKLLLKYIGGKCAVKGDTVKFIRNGIYCEMTAESSAKTVDFKPLTADNEPVKKDGKIYLPVEEVSTDLGYETLYNPHRNVVQIYTTE from the coding sequence ATGAAAAGAACGATTGCACTCATTACGGCGGCGGTTATGATATTCTCGCTTATGCCCGTATATGCGTCAAAAAGCCTTAACACTGTTTATGATATGGACTTTGAAAATTCCGTGACGGGATTTTCGTCCGACAGTGCCGAGGTTAAAATATCGGACGGCGGTATGGTTGGAAAATGCGTATCGCTGGGCGGTTACGAAAAAAGAGAGGACGCGCCGAGGATTGTGCTTAAAGACCTTGCAGGCTCGGCGGCAAGCGAAATTTCGGTTTGCGTCAAGGCGCAGGAGGAAAGCGCAAACGTAAAAATGTACGCGTCGCTTAACTGTGACGGCACGCAGAAAGAATATCTTCTTGCGTCGGCAAAGGTAAATAACACCGAATGGACGAATTTAAGCGGAAAAATGATGACGCGTCTTATGTCGGTGACGGGGAGTCCCGAAATTGTACTTGTTGCCGAAAACAACGGAAAATTCGTTCCGATTTTCGCAGACAATTTTGTTGTAAAAAGCGACGTTACGAAAGAATCGACCGAAATTCCCGTGCCGAAAATTTCGTATGACGGAAATTTCACAATAAGACACTCTTTTGAAACCGGAACTGCCGAAAAGCTTATGCGCGACCGTTATGCGGTGTTTAAAATCACCGACGACACAACGCCTCATTCGGGCAGAAAGGTGCTTAAAATTTCGGACAGAACATCGTCAACATCAACTCTCCGATACGACTTTGACAAAAGCATAGATTTAAAATCCACCGTTCAGGTGTCGGCATACATAAAAAATCTTGCGGACGACAAAGAAAAACGCTACTACGCGTGGCAGATAAAAATTCCCACCGCGGAAAAAACGCACTGGGTTATGATGGGTTCGGGCGTTAACCTCACAAACAAAGAGTGGGGACTGGTTTCGGGTTCGGTTGATTTGTCGAAATACGAAGTCACCGGAACGCCTATGATCCAGATTGTTGCAACAAAGCAGATTGCGGGAAAGCCTTATTACTACGGATTTTATGTTGACGATTTTGTGTTTAAAACAAACACAAAAGGCGAGCTTTACGACGATTTGAACTATGTTCCGAAAGAGCGCGACAAAAGCCTTTCCGCAACCCCGACGGAGCGTTCGCTGGAGGAAATGAACATTCAGACCGACATTCCGTCGCTCAAAGACGTTTACAAAGATTATTTCAAGGTCGGCGCGTGTATCTGGTCAAATCAGGAGTCGGACACAACACCGTACGGCAAGCTTCTCAAAAAGCATTTTAACGCCTACGTTTCGGACGGCGTTATGAAAATTCAAAGCTACATAACCAAAAATGCCGACGGCACTTTAAATTACGATTACACCGCCGCCGACAAGTTTATGAACTGGTGCGTCGGTCAGGGGCAGGACGTTATAGGCCACGCGCTTATTTGGGAAACAACCAAGCAGAAGATTTTCTCGCACGATACAAACGGAAATCCGCTCGACCGTGACAGTGTGCTTTCGGTTATGAAAGAGGTTATCCAAAAAACCATACGTCATTTTGAGGGCGGCGGCGAGGCGGAGGAATACACCGGCGGATACGATACGTCGAACTGGCACGTTTATGTGTGGGATGTTATAAACGAGTCGGTCGTAAGAATTAACCCCGACGGAAGCATACGTTTCCAAAACTGGGGCGTTTGGTACGACATAGTCGGCAGAGATTACATAAATTATGCGTTTAAATATGCAAAGGACGCAGGCTATGACGACATAAAACTTCGTATCAACGACTTTAACGAGCACGAAAAACTAAAGCTTGAGGGATATTACACCCTTGTAAAAGAGCTTAAGGCAGAGGGTGTGCCCGTTGATGTTGTCGGCTTCCAGTCGCACTACTATTCAAATCAGCCTGTTGTAAACGGCGTGCGCAATGCGCTTGAAAAGTTTTCGTCGCTCGGAGTTGAGGTTCACGCAACAGAGCTTGACATTCAGGCGCTCACGCTTTATGAGCGCGACGCAGGCATACGTCCTTACGAAAACGGCATAACAAAGCGCACCGAGTTTGACATTGCGTCAACTTATGCGGAGCTTTTCAAGGTTTACAAAGAGTATTCCGACACCGTTTCGCTCATAACTTTCTGGACGTTCAGCGACGAGTTTATGTATTACGAAATAAGAAACAACTGCAAGGAATATGCAGGTATATTCGACAAAAACTCACAGGCAAAACCGCAGTATTGGGCGATTGCCGACCCCGATAAATTTTACAGCGAAATTCTCGACGAGGATACGTCGAAAATCAGGCTCCGAGTTGAAACACACTATGTTGACGACGACAATATCGACGGATTTGTAAAGGACGGCGTGCCGTATGTCGAGGCAAAGCTTCTGCTTAAATATATCGGCGGAAAATGCGCTGTTAAGGGCGACACCGTAAAATTTATACGAAACGGAATTTACTGTGAAATGACGGCGGAGTCAAGCGCTAAAACCGTGGACTTCAAACCTCTGACGGCAGATAATGAGCCTGTTAAAAAGGACGGCAAAATTTATCTTCCCGTTGAGGAGGTTTCAACGGATTTGGGATATGAAACATTATACAATCCGCACAGAAACGTTGTTCAGATTTACACAACAGAGTAA
- a CDS encoding alpha-galactosidase, protein MPIEFKDKKFHLYNKNLSYIIKISEHGDVLGAYFGARTDLCGVDVIRPVCNSFSPYPYEDDSSYTPGIMPSEYPVSNGCDYRTPALDITLPDGSKTLFLKYKEHKILNGKPKINGLPSVYTENDAEAQTLVITEEDNGKNITVNLYYAVFEDFNAICRHAQIINNGENPVFLNSAQSVCADFPEGDYEYIHLCGAHTREKHIERNAVHQGSQGFESRRGASGHTENPFLAFFEKGANEKNGNVYGFSLVYSGNHKFEIELENCAAPRVTAGINPFSFRYKLDKEESFSTPEAVLVFSQNGLGEMSQTYHKLYRTRLCRGKFKNLPRPILINNWEATYFNFDREKLIKIADTASKIGIELFVLDDGWFGKRDNSFSSLGDWFANEEKLGGNLKSLADAINKKGMKFGLWFEPEMISEDSNLYRAHPDWAIGIPNRPKHYARHQLVLDYTRSDVRDYIVKTVSNVLDSANIEYVKWDMNRNITDAFSQKLAPDRQGEFYHRYILGLYEVLEKITSSHPNILFESCSGGGGRCDPGMLYYMPQCWASDNTDAVERLYIQYGSSLVYPMSSVGTHISASPNHQLLRTTSLSMRACTAMNGAFGYELDLSALGGDEIEEMKKQVEFYKRIRNVITTGTFYRLVNPFEKRQASWQYVSEDKEKSIVYYSVANALSCQPIKNLKLRGLDENAEYKLGDTVYTGRTLMNYGIFINDIETESFNRIIEIEKVTPI, encoded by the coding sequence TTGCCGATTGAATTTAAAGATAAAAAATTTCATTTGTATAACAAAAATTTAAGTTACATAATTAAAATAAGCGAGCACGGAGATGTGCTCGGCGCATATTTCGGCGCGCGCACAGACCTTTGCGGAGTTGATGTGATACGTCCCGTGTGCAACTCTTTTTCGCCGTATCCTTACGAGGACGACTCAAGCTATACACCCGGAATTATGCCGTCGGAATATCCCGTGTCAAACGGGTGCGACTACCGCACCCCCGCGCTTGACATAACACTTCCCGACGGCTCGAAAACGCTGTTTTTAAAATATAAGGAACACAAAATTTTAAACGGCAAGCCGAAAATAAACGGGCTTCCGTCGGTGTATACAGAAAATGACGCCGAGGCGCAGACGCTTGTTATCACCGAGGAGGATAACGGAAAAAATATCACCGTAAACCTTTACTATGCGGTTTTTGAGGATTTTAACGCAATATGCCGTCACGCCCAAATCATAAACAACGGCGAAAATCCCGTATTTTTAAACAGCGCGCAGAGTGTATGCGCCGATTTTCCCGAGGGTGATTACGAATATATTCACCTCTGCGGTGCGCACACGCGCGAAAAGCATATTGAACGCAACGCCGTTCATCAGGGCAGTCAGGGTTTTGAGTCGCGCAGAGGCGCGTCGGGACACACCGAAAATCCGTTTCTGGCATTTTTTGAAAAGGGCGCAAACGAAAAAAACGGCAATGTTTACGGATTTTCGCTTGTTTACAGCGGAAACCACAAATTTGAAATTGAGCTTGAAAACTGTGCAGCACCGCGTGTTACGGCAGGAATAAATCCGTTCTCGTTCCGCTATAAGCTTGACAAAGAAGAAAGTTTTTCAACTCCCGAGGCAGTTTTGGTGTTCTCGCAAAACGGGCTCGGCGAAATGTCGCAGACGTATCACAAGCTCTACCGCACGCGCCTTTGCCGAGGCAAATTTAAAAATCTTCCGCGCCCGATACTTATAAACAACTGGGAGGCGACGTATTTTAATTTTGACCGCGAAAAACTTATAAAAATTGCCGATACCGCGTCGAAAATCGGAATTGAGCTTTTTGTGCTGGACGACGGCTGGTTCGGCAAGCGCGACAATTCTTTTTCGTCGCTCGGCGACTGGTTTGCAAACGAGGAAAAACTCGGCGGAAATTTAAAATCGCTCGCGGACGCAATTAACAAAAAAGGTATGAAATTCGGCTTGTGGTTCGAGCCTGAAATGATTTCGGAGGACAGCAATCTTTACCGCGCGCACCCCGACTGGGCGATAGGCATACCAAACCGTCCGAAACACTACGCGCGCCATCAGCTTGTTTTGGATTACACAAGAAGCGATGTGAGAGATTATATCGTAAAAACAGTGTCAAACGTTTTGGACAGCGCAAATATCGAATATGTGAAATGGGATATGAACCGAAATATCACCGACGCGTTTTCGCAAAAACTTGCGCCCGACAGACAGGGCGAATTTTATCACAGGTACATTCTCGGACTTTACGAGGTGCTTGAAAAAATCACATCATCGCACCCGAACATTTTGTTTGAAAGCTGTTCGGGAGGCGGCGGACGGTGCGACCCCGGTATGCTTTATTATATGCCCCAGTGCTGGGCGAGCGACAACACCGACGCGGTGGAAAGGCTTTATATTCAATACGGTTCAAGCCTTGTTTATCCTATGTCGTCGGTCGGAACGCACATTTCGGCAAGTCCCAATCATCAGCTTTTGCGCACAACATCGCTTTCTATGCGCGCCTGCACCGCTATGAACGGCGCGTTCGGGTATGAGCTTGATTTGTCGGCGCTCGGCGGTGACGAAATCGAGGAAATGAAAAAACAGGTTGAGTTTTATAAAAGAATAAGAAATGTCATAACGACGGGGACGTTTTACAGACTTGTAAATCCGTTTGAAAAGCGTCAGGCGTCGTGGCAGTATGTTTCGGAGGATAAGGAAAAATCAATCGTTTACTATTCGGTTGCAAACGCGCTTTCGTGCCAGCCGATTAAGAATTTAAAACTCCGCGGACTTGACGAAAACGCGGAATATAAGCTCGGCGATACGGTTTATACCGGAAGAACGCTTATGAATTACGGGATTTTTATAAACGACATAGAAACAGAGTCGTTTAACCGTATAATCGAAATTGAAAAAGTGACACCGATTTGA
- a CDS encoding DUF4340 domain-containing protein produces MSRKSIVICFFICVAVISAYALVSRPEKEAEKSWVLSFSEDDVKEINVENTDETYRLYKKDGVWKSDRKRELLSGAVEEYFKNTLPMEGRKLENAKNGAEYGFENPDTTVTYILNDGRIFTVEVGKNTPPDTETYVKCGGETCTVYTDVSSELKKRLYRFTDTAVASFKYERIKSVSVEGNENFTLEKTPEGWKCQGEILSEEKVKQEVTRWLGNIFFVKCFDKTEENLEKYGFDSQSTSVCITLANGDKTVIYLGLSDGENIYIYTDKAEEIYSVNAKMFDFIKNGIKDLQN; encoded by the coding sequence ATGAGCAGAAAAAGTATCGTCATATGCTTTTTTATATGCGTTGCCGTGATTTCGGCTTATGCTTTGGTGTCGCGTCCCGAAAAGGAGGCGGAAAAAAGCTGGGTGCTTTCGTTTTCAGAGGACGATGTTAAAGAGATAAACGTTGAAAATACCGACGAAACATACAGATTATACAAAAAAGACGGAGTATGGAAATCTGATAGAAAAAGAGAGCTTTTGAGCGGAGCGGTTGAAGAATATTTCAAAAATACGCTCCCTATGGAGGGCAGAAAGCTCGAAAATGCAAAAAACGGCGCGGAATACGGTTTTGAAAATCCAGATACGACGGTGACATATATACTGAACGACGGCAGAATTTTCACCGTTGAAGTCGGCAAAAACACACCGCCCGACACCGAAACGTATGTAAAGTGCGGCGGTGAAACTTGCACGGTGTATACCGATGTGAGCAGTGAGCTTAAAAAACGGCTTTACCGCTTTACCGATACGGCGGTTGCGTCGTTTAAATACGAGAGAATTAAATCGGTTTCGGTTGAGGGAAACGAAAATTTCACGCTTGAAAAAACGCCGGAAGGCTGGAAATGCCAAGGCGAAATTTTAAGCGAAGAAAAGGTTAAACAAGAGGTTACGCGCTGGCTCGGCAATATATTTTTTGTAAAATGCTTTGACAAAACCGAAGAAAACCTTGAAAAATACGGATTTGACAGTCAAAGTACAAGCGTTTGCATAACCCTTGCAAACGGTGACAAAACCGTGATTTATCTCGGCTTATCCGACGGCGAAAACATATACATTTACACCGACAAAGCGGAGGAAATATATTCGGTAAACGCAAAGATGTTTGATTTTATAAAAAACGGCATTAAAGATTTACAGAATTAA